Proteins from a genomic interval of Sphingomonas sp. Y38-1Y:
- a CDS encoding antitoxin Xre/MbcA/ParS toxin-binding domain-containing protein: protein MTDQPTTTPAEPAPAPRRSGFSPRRAMKKMDPVAAERQGRITLLAFKRLGSERAIAFLNGHDEALGGRPLDLAIASEDGLDAVERAIDARLGGGSAA from the coding sequence ATGACCGATCAACCGACGACCACGCCGGCCGAACCGGCACCCGCACCCCGCCGCTCGGGCTTCAGCCCGCGCCGCGCGATGAAGAAGATGGACCCGGTCGCCGCCGAGCGACAGGGCCGCATCACCCTCCTCGCCTTTAAGCGCCTCGGCTCCGAACGTGCGATCGCGTTCCTCAACGGCCATGACGAGGCGCTGGGCGGCCGCCCCCTCGACCTCGCGATCGCCAGCGAAGACGGCCTCGACGCCGTGGAGCGCGCGATCGATGCGCGGCTCGGCGGCGGATCCGCTGCATGA
- the rapZ gene encoding RNase adapter RapZ yields the protein MTQPRRILLVTGMSGAGKTTTLRTLEDLGWEVVDNLPLVLLDRLLETAPATGSPDGDRPLALGMGTRTRGFDAARIVKRVQQLADRGQDITILYLDCGGTELERRYSETRRRHPLAQDRPAADGILRERELLQPIKDWAGRLIDTTTLSANALAQEVRDRFGGEGGSEPTLSVMSFGFARGVPRSADLVFDMRYLRNPHWVPELRPGTGRDADVADYVRGDPAYAESVDAIERLLLMLLPRYRAEGKAYVTVAFGCTGGRHRSVHLAERVGARLRAEGFSPTVQHRDLGTAPQDSLEGAPAKT from the coding sequence ATGACCCAGCCCCGTCGCATCCTCCTCGTCACCGGCATGTCGGGTGCCGGGAAGACCACCACGCTCCGCACGCTCGAGGATCTGGGGTGGGAGGTGGTCGATAACCTTCCCCTCGTCCTTCTCGACCGGCTGCTCGAGACCGCGCCCGCGACGGGATCGCCGGACGGCGACCGACCGCTCGCGCTCGGCATGGGGACGCGCACCCGCGGCTTCGACGCCGCGCGCATCGTCAAGCGCGTTCAGCAGCTCGCCGACCGCGGCCAGGACATCACGATCCTCTATCTCGACTGCGGCGGCACCGAGCTCGAACGCCGCTATTCGGAAACGCGCCGCCGCCATCCGCTGGCGCAGGACCGCCCCGCCGCCGACGGCATCCTGCGCGAACGCGAGCTTCTGCAGCCGATCAAGGACTGGGCCGGCCGCCTGATCGACACCACCACCCTGTCGGCGAACGCGCTGGCGCAGGAAGTGCGCGACCGCTTCGGCGGCGAGGGCGGCAGCGAACCGACGCTGTCGGTCATGTCGTTCGGCTTCGCCCGCGGCGTACCGAGAAGCGCCGACCTCGTCTTCGATATGCGCTACCTGCGCAATCCGCATTGGGTGCCAGAGCTTCGCCCCGGCACCGGCCGCGATGCCGACGTCGCCGACTATGTCCGCGGCGATCCCGCCTATGCCGAGTCGGTCGACGCGATCGAGCGGCTGCTGCTGATGCTGCTCCCCCGCTACCGTGCGGAGGGCAAGGCCTATGTCACCGTCGCATTCGGCTGTACCGGGGGAAGACACCGCTCGGTCCACCTGGCCGAACGGGTGGGCGCACGGTTGCGCGCCGAGGGATTTTCGCCCACGGTACAACACCGCGACCTGGGCACCGCGCCGCAGGACTCGCTCGAAGGCGCGCCCGCCAAGACATGA
- a CDS encoding HPr family phosphocarrier protein, with protein MTVSRAVLITNRRGLHARASAKFVTLASAQPTEVTVEKDGSRVTGTSIMGLMMLGAAKGDTITISATGDAAEDAVTALCTLVEDRFGEE; from the coding sequence ATGACCGTCAGCCGCGCGGTCCTCATCACCAATCGCCGCGGTCTCCACGCACGCGCCAGCGCCAAGTTCGTGACGCTCGCCAGCGCCCAGCCGACCGAAGTCACCGTCGAGAAGGACGGCTCGCGCGTCACCGGCACGTCGATCATGGGCCTGATGATGCTGGGCGCCGCCAAGGGCGATACCATCACCATCTCCGCCACCGGCGACGCCGCCGAGGACGCCGTGACCGCGCTCTGCACCCTGGTCGAGGACCGCTTCGGCGAAGAGTGA
- a CDS encoding PTS sugar transporter subunit IIA: MIGLVLVTHGRLAQEFVVAMEHVVGKQDAIATICIGPEDDMEERRADIARAIGEVDGGRGVIVLTDLFGGTPSNLAISLLETGRVEVIAGINLPMLIRLGGARKTMKVTEAVSAAREAGRKYISVASEVLGEAAA; this comes from the coding sequence ATGATCGGCCTGGTCCTCGTGACCCATGGACGCCTTGCACAGGAATTCGTGGTCGCGATGGAGCATGTCGTCGGCAAGCAGGATGCGATCGCGACGATCTGCATCGGCCCCGAAGACGACATGGAGGAACGCCGCGCCGATATCGCCCGCGCGATCGGCGAGGTCGATGGCGGCCGCGGCGTGATCGTCCTCACCGACCTGTTCGGCGGCACCCCCTCCAACCTCGCCATCTCGCTGCTCGAGACCGGCCGGGTCGAGGTGATCGCGGGCATCAACCTGCCGATGCTCATCCGCCTGGGCGGCGCGCGCAAGACGATGAAGGTCACCGAAGCCGTCTCTGCCGCGCGAGAGGCGGGGCGCAAGTACATCTCCGTCGCCTCCGAAGTGCTGGGCGAGGCGGCGGCATGA
- a CDS encoding response regulator transcription factor produces MSATVALVDDDRNILTSVSIALQAEGFLTRVYSDGEAALKALIDNPPDLAVLDIKMPRLDGLELLRRLREKSTIPVIFLTSKDDELDEALGLAMGADDYIAKPFSQRLLIARIRAILRRTEAAAGLGEGSNEPAAPVLERGRLVMDPARHKVLWGGQNVTLTVTEFMILETLAQRPGIVKTRNQLMDAAYQDDIYVDDRTIDSHIKRVRRKFRQVDPKFDAIETLYGAGYRFSDE; encoded by the coding sequence TCGATCGCGCTTCAGGCCGAAGGCTTCCTGACGCGCGTCTATTCGGACGGCGAAGCGGCGCTGAAGGCGCTGATCGACAATCCCCCCGACCTCGCCGTGCTCGACATCAAGATGCCGCGGCTCGACGGGCTGGAGCTCCTCCGCCGGCTGCGCGAGAAGTCGACGATCCCGGTCATCTTCCTCACCAGCAAGGACGACGAGCTGGACGAGGCGCTCGGCCTCGCGATGGGCGCCGACGACTATATCGCAAAGCCGTTCAGCCAGCGCCTGCTGATCGCCCGCATCCGCGCGATCCTGCGCCGGACCGAAGCGGCGGCGGGGCTTGGCGAGGGGTCGAATGAGCCCGCCGCGCCCGTGCTCGAACGCGGGCGGCTGGTCATGGACCCTGCCCGGCACAAGGTGCTGTGGGGCGGCCAGAACGTCACGCTGACCGTGACCGAGTTCATGATCCTCGAAACGCTCGCCCAGCGGCCCGGCATCGTCAAGACGCGCAACCAGCTGATGGATGCAGCGTATCAGGACGACATCTACGTCGACGACCGCACCATCGACAGCCACATCAAGCGCGTGCGCCGCAAGTTCCGGCAGGTCGACCCCAAGTTCGACGCCATCGAGACGCTCTATGGTGCGGGCTATCGCTTCTCCGACGAGTGA
- a CDS encoding HPr kinase/phosphatase C-terminal domain-containing protein — translation MTALSSETLHASCVAIQGRAVLIAGRSGTGKSDLALRLIDRGAVLVSDDYTLLRRAGSTLLASPPVTIAGRIEVRGIGIVEMAHVADVPVALLVTIDPAPERLPADLRSRSIAGIDIPCTALASLEPSAPIKVELALARQKP, via the coding sequence ATGACGGCGTTGTCGTCGGAGACGCTGCACGCGTCGTGCGTGGCGATCCAGGGTCGCGCGGTGCTGATCGCGGGCCGCTCTGGCACGGGCAAGTCCGACCTCGCGCTCCGCCTGATCGATCGCGGCGCGGTGCTCGTCAGCGACGACTATACCCTTCTTCGCCGCGCCGGATCGACGCTCCTCGCATCTCCGCCCGTTACCATCGCCGGCCGGATCGAGGTGCGCGGGATCGGCATCGTCGAGATGGCGCACGTCGCGGACGTGCCGGTCGCGCTGCTTGTGACGATCGATCCGGCGCCGGAGCGCCTGCCGGCCGATCTCCGGTCTCGCTCGATTGCCGGGATCGACATCCCCTGCACCGCCCTCGCCTCGCTCGAGCCGTCCGCGCCGATCAAGGTCGAACTGGCGCTCGCCCGGCAGAAACCATGA
- a CDS encoding sensor histidine kinase, with amino-acid sequence MVRAIASPTSEDRGPSRSDDRALSLRWSGRISLTPRILAVNGIALAMLAGGFFYLDSYRTRLIDTRLEQASREARLIAQALMATRMSDEEVLVTRLARQTGTRIRTFGPDGVQRADSRALGVANFRLRDPDKQPVGQTIGRFLDAGIDTVVGADRAPLYRERPRGRGYRWPDVARAFSTHEAPSTLWRAPDRTPVLTAAAPLGARGTLMTTVNARDITSVVRAERWRLSVVLAGVALASLLLSFFLARTIVQPLRKLARAAVRVRLGRAREVVVPRLPDRRDEIGMLARAVSDMSQALRLRIDATEAFAADVTHELKNPLASLRSAVEGLGSIRDPALQAQLLDIVRDDVQRLDRLITEISEASRLDAQLSRTKFEPLDLAEMLEAIVEARRTRGLPRDIRLRLDLPGDEALIVNGDGSRLARVFENLIDNALSFSPDQAVVSVGASAAGRRLIVRVEDEGPGVPEEAREAIFRRFHSVRPDGEAFGAHSGLGLAIARTIVEGHSGTIHVESREDRVSGARFVVRLPRAFGDGDRIEG; translated from the coding sequence ATGGTGCGGGCTATCGCTTCTCCGACGAGTGAGGATCGCGGCCCGTCGCGGAGCGACGATCGGGCGCTCTCGCTGCGCTGGTCGGGGCGGATCAGCCTCACGCCGCGCATCCTGGCGGTCAACGGCATCGCGCTGGCGATGCTGGCGGGCGGGTTCTTCTATCTCGACAGCTATCGCACGCGGCTGATCGACACGCGGCTCGAACAGGCGAGCCGGGAAGCGCGGCTGATCGCCCAGGCGCTGATGGCGACGCGGATGAGCGACGAGGAAGTGCTCGTCACCCGCCTCGCGCGACAGACGGGGACGCGCATCCGCACTTTCGGCCCCGACGGCGTCCAGCGCGCCGACAGCCGCGCGCTGGGGGTCGCCAATTTCCGCCTGCGCGATCCCGACAAGCAGCCGGTCGGCCAGACGATCGGCCGCTTCCTCGACGCAGGGATCGACACCGTCGTTGGCGCCGACCGCGCGCCGCTCTATCGCGAGCGTCCGCGCGGTCGCGGCTATCGCTGGCCCGACGTCGCCCGCGCCTTTTCGACGCACGAGGCGCCGTCGACGCTGTGGCGCGCTCCCGATCGGACCCCGGTCCTCACCGCCGCCGCGCCGCTGGGGGCTCGCGGCACGCTGATGACCACGGTCAATGCGCGTGACATCACCTCGGTCGTGCGGGCCGAGCGCTGGCGGCTGTCCGTCGTCCTAGCGGGCGTCGCTCTCGCGTCGCTCCTCCTGTCCTTCTTCCTGGCGCGCACGATCGTCCAGCCGCTCCGCAAGCTCGCCCGCGCCGCGGTCCGCGTCCGGCTGGGCCGCGCGCGCGAAGTGGTCGTGCCGCGCCTGCCCGACCGCCGCGACGAGATCGGGATGCTCGCCCGCGCCGTGTCCGACATGAGCCAGGCGCTACGCCTGCGCATCGACGCGACCGAAGCGTTTGCCGCCGACGTGACGCACGAATTGAAGAATCCGCTCGCATCGCTCCGTTCGGCGGTGGAGGGGCTGGGGTCGATCCGCGACCCGGCGCTTCAGGCGCAGCTTCTCGACATCGTTCGCGACGACGTCCAGCGCCTCGACCGTCTCATCACCGAGATTTCGGAGGCGTCGCGCCTCGACGCGCAATTGAGCCGCACCAAGTTCGAGCCGCTCGACCTCGCCGAGATGCTGGAGGCGATCGTCGAGGCGCGGCGGACGCGCGGCCTGCCCCGCGACATCCGCCTCCGCCTCGACCTGCCCGGCGACGAGGCCCTGATCGTCAATGGCGACGGGTCGCGGCTGGCGCGCGTGTTCGAGAACCTGATCGACAACGCGCTGTCCTTCTCCCCCGACCAAGCCGTCGTCAGCGTCGGCGCCTCGGCAGCCGGCCGCCGGCTGATCGTCCGCGTCGAGGACGAGGGGCCCGGCGTGCCTGAGGAAGCGCGCGAGGCGATCTTTCGCCGCTTCCATTCGGTCCGCCCGGATGGCGAGGCATTCGGCGCACACTCCGGCCTCGGCCTTGCCATCGCACGTACGATCGTCGAAGGCCATTCGGGCACGATCCACGTCGAGTCGCGCGAGGATCGGGTCAGCGGCGCGCGCTTCGTCGTGCGGCTGCCGCGGGCCTTTGGGGACGGGGATCGGATCGAGGGATGA